In one window of Juglans regia cultivar Chandler chromosome 3, Walnut 2.0, whole genome shotgun sequence DNA:
- the LOC109021769 gene encoding aspartic proteinase-like produces the protein MGTNLKAVVLSLFISTLLFSLVTSASNNGFVRIGLKKMKLDKNNLLASRLESKDAESLRASTRKYHIPNNLGDSKDTDIVVLKNYLDAQYYGEIGIGTPPQNFTVIFDTGSSNLWVPSSKCYLSVPCFFHAKYKSSDSSTYKKNGTSAAIQYGSGAISGFFSYDEVKVGDQVVKDQEFIEATREPSITFLVAKFDGILGLGFQEISVGNSVPLWYNMVEQGLVQEQVFSFWLNRKAEEEEGGEIVFGGVDPNHYKGKHTYVPVTRKGYWQFGMGDVLIDDKPTGYCAGGCSAIADSGTSLLAGPTTVITMINQAIGASGVVSQQCKAVVEQYGQSIIDLLVAEANPMKICSQIGLCTFDGSHGVSMGIESVVDQSSGKVSHGIRDAMCPACEMAVVWMQNQLKQNQTQDHILDYVNELCNRMPSPMGESAVDCGRVSSMPSVSFTIGGKIFELSPQEYILQVGEGSASQCISGFTALDVPPPRGPLWILGDIFMGRYHTVFDYGKLRVGFAEAA, from the exons ATGGGAACCAACTTGAAAGCAGTCGTGTTGTCTCTGTTCATTTCGACCCTGTTGTTTTCTCTGGTCACCTCTGCTTCCAACAATGGCTTTGTTAGGATTGGCTTGAAAAAGATGAAACTGGACAAAAACAACCTGTTGGCCTCACGGCTTGAATCCAAGGATGCGGAGTCTTTAAGAGCTTCTACAAGGAAGTATCATATCCCTAATAATCTCGGTGACTCTAAGGACACAGACATTGTTGTTTTAAAGAACTACTTGGACGCTCAGTACTATGGTGAGATTGGTATCGGTACTCCCCCTCAGAATTTCACTGTAATTTTTGACACTGGCAGCTCTAATCTGTGGGTGCCATCATCTAAGTGCTATCTCTCG GTGCCATGTTTTTTCCATGCGAAGTACAAATCAAGCGATTCGAGcacctacaagaaaaatg GGACATCTGCTGCAATCCAATACGGCAGTGGAGCAATTTCTGGTTTCTTTAGCTATGACGAAGTCAAAGTTGGTGACCAAGTTGTGAAGGATCAG GAATTTATTGAGGCAACTAGAGAGCCTAGTATTACTTTTTTAGTGGCAAAGTTTGATGGTATATTAGGACTTGGATTTCAAGAGATTTCAGTTGGAAATTCTGTTCCTTTGTG GTACAACATGGTTGAACAAGGTCTTGTTCAAGAACAAGTGTTTTCATTCTGGCTCAACCGTAAAGCAGAGGAGGAAGAAGGGGGTGAGATTGTCTTTGGTGGTGTAGATCCAAATCATTACAAGGGCAAGCACACATATGTTCCTGTGACACGCAAAGGTTATTGGCAG tttGGCATGGGTGATGTTCTTATCGATGATAAACCAACCG GATATTGTGCTGGTGGTTGTTCAGCTATTGCAGATTCTGGCACTTCCCTGCTGGCAGGTCCAACG ACTGTGATTACTATGATAAATCAAGCAATTGGAGCTTCTGGAGTTGTTAGTCAGCAATGCAAGGCAGTTGTTGAACAGTATGGACAATCAATTATTGATTTGCTTGTAGCTGAG GCAAACCCAATGAAGATCTGCTCTCAGATTGGATTGTGCACCTTCGATGGTTCCCATGGTGTCAG TATGGGCATCGAGAGTGTCGTGGATCAGAGCAGTGGAAAAGTGTCTCATGGAATTCGTGATGCCATGTGTCCTGCTTGTGAGATGGCTGTTGTATGGATGCAAAACCAGCTAAAGCAGAATCAGACGCAAGATCACATCTTGGACTATGTCAATGAG CTTTGTAATCGGATGCCAAGCCCTATGGGAGAGTCTGCTGTGGACTGTGGGCGTGTTTCTTCCATGCCGAGTGTTTCCTTCACAATTGGTGGAAAGATTTTTGAGCTTTCCCCTCAAGAG TACATACTTCAGGTGGGCGAGGGTTCTGCTTCTCAGTGCATCAGCGGCTTTACGGCTTTGGATGTTCCTCCTCCTCGTGGACCTCTCTG GATCCTGGGGGATATCTTCATGGGTCGCTACCATACCGTCTTTGATTATGGCAAACTGAGAGTTGGATTTGCAGAGGCAGCATGA
- the LOC109002845 gene encoding mitogen-activated protein kinase kinase kinase 18-like, translated as MAWTRGQIIGRGSFATVSVATVHGSGQVLAVKSTELTQSEFLQREQKTLSSLNCPQIVEYKGCDITLENGRLLYNVLMEYAPQGNLADSIRNQGGRLDEASIKACTRSIVLGLQCLHSNGIVHCDIKCHNILVTHEGVKIADLGCARRLDDVSDNDLAIAGTPVFMAPEVARGEKQGFPADVWALGCTMIEMATGRSPWPEISEPVSALYRIGYSGDVPEVPSLMSRQAKDFLDKCLKRDPVERWSASELLSHAFLEETISLSKEVSVFNSDTPNSVLDQGFWDSIGELDATNPTHKSPLSSPRERIRQLSEISTASSQRMPDWVWDEHWITVRSNSSKQPEMFYSSQEYDLFYANEPSTTTSGICLFWVSQDKELVHFNEPTRTGGKESCNISNTNSSYSTNSSNVIGMWRGVRRRRSLIWPMNVRMMPLNVKWLVLWGKNNMDIFSARILGYFFLISQR; from the coding sequence ATGGCCTGGACCAGGGGCCAAATCATCGGCCGGGGCTCGTTTGCCACGGTCTCGGTTGCCACCGTTCATGGGTCGGGCCAGGTTCTTGCCGTCAAGTCGACGGAGCTCACTCAATCAGAATTCCTCCAAAGGGAACAAAAAACTCTTTCTTCATTAAACTGCCCTCAAATTGTAGAATACAAGGGATGCGACATTACACTCGAGAATGGTAGGCTTCTGTACAATGTTCTCATGGAATATGCACCCCAGGGCAACCTTGCCGATTCAATTCGCAACCAAGGTGGTCGCCTAGACGAGGCCTCGATCAAAGCTTGCACTCGCAGCATTGTGTTGGGGCTTCAATGCCTTCACTCGAATGGTATAGTGCATTGTGACATCAAGTGTCACAATATTTTGGTCACGCATGAGGGGGTGAAGATTGCTGATTTGGGCTGTGCTAGGCGGCTTGATGACGTGTCAGACAACGATTTGGCAATTGCCGGCACACCCGTCTTCATGGCACCTGAGGTGGCTCGTGGAGAGAAACAGGGGTTCCCTGCAGATGTGTGGGCTCTAGGATGCACTATGATCGAGATGGCTACCGGGCGGTCACCGTGGCCGGAGATTTCAGAACCGGTATCTGCCCTTTACCGAATTGGGTACTCGGGTGATGTCCCGGAGGTTCCTAGCTTGATGTCAAGGCAAGCAAAGGATTTCTTGGACAAGTGCTTAAAGAGAGACCCAGTTGAGAGGTGGTCAGCCAGTGAACTTCTAAGTCACGCTTTCCTTGAAGAGACCATTTCTCTTTCAAAAGAAGTTAGCGTTTTTAACTCGGATACTCCAAACAGTGTACTGGATCAAGGCTTTTGGGACTCAATTGGGGAGCTAGATGCAACCAATCCGACCCATAAAAGTCCTTTAAGTTCTCCCAGGGAAAGAATCCGGCAATTGAGTGAAATCAGCACGGCATCGTCTCAAAGAATGCCTGATTGGGTGTGGGATGAACATTGGATTACAGTAAGAAGCAATAGTAGCAAACAGCCAGAGATGTTCTACAGCAGCCAGGAATATGATTTGTTTTACGCCAATGAGCCCAGCACAACAACTAGTGGGATATGCCTGTTTTGGGTCAGTCAGGACAAGGAGCTGGTACATTTCAACGAGCCCACGAGGACTGGTGGGAAAGAGTCAtgtaatattagtaatactaacaGTAGTTATAGTACCAACAGCAGCAATGTTATAGGAATGTGGAGAGGAGTAAGAAGAAGAAGGTCTCTTATATGGCCTATGAATGTGAGAATGATGCCTTTAAATGTGAAATGGTTAGTATTATGGGGAAAGAATAATATGGACATTTTTTCTGCAAGAATACTTGGttatttctttctaatttcaCAACGGTAA